In one Bradyrhizobium cosmicum genomic region, the following are encoded:
- a CDS encoding ParB/RepB/Spo0J family partition protein produces MADEARSRLGRGLASLIGDVGGEAQHVDRPRAQRKVPIEFIKPNPRNPRRTFSDTELKELSESIRQHGVIQPIVVRPVKGAQDRFEIIAGERRWRASQMAGLHDVPIVPVDISDSDALEFAIVENVQREDLNPMEEAQGYHALANEFKRSQDDIAKVVGKSRSHVANMMRLTKLPAEVQALIATGELTAGHARALIGVPDPLAAAKRIVEEGLNVRQAEALAHEEGVPERKPQKARSPGGKEKDPDTIDLEKRVSDALGLKVTVSHRDPGGSVQINYRNLDQLDEVMKRLAKGAL; encoded by the coding sequence ATGGCCGATGAAGCGCGTTCGCGACTGGGCCGCGGTCTTGCAAGTCTGATCGGTGACGTCGGCGGCGAGGCGCAGCATGTCGATCGCCCACGCGCGCAGCGCAAGGTGCCGATCGAATTCATCAAGCCCAACCCGCGCAACCCGCGCCGCACCTTTTCGGACACCGAGCTCAAGGAGCTGTCCGAGTCGATCAGGCAGCACGGCGTGATCCAGCCGATCGTCGTGCGCCCCGTGAAGGGCGCACAGGATCGCTTTGAGATCATTGCCGGCGAACGGCGCTGGCGTGCTTCGCAGATGGCCGGCCTTCACGACGTGCCGATCGTGCCGGTCGACATCAGCGACAGCGATGCGCTGGAATTTGCGATCGTCGAGAACGTGCAGCGCGAAGACCTCAATCCGATGGAGGAGGCGCAGGGCTACCATGCGCTCGCCAACGAGTTCAAACGCAGCCAGGACGACATCGCAAAAGTCGTCGGCAAGAGCCGCAGCCACGTCGCCAACATGATGCGGCTGACGAAATTGCCGGCCGAGGTGCAAGCCTTGATCGCGACCGGCGAGCTGACGGCAGGCCACGCCCGCGCGCTGATCGGTGTTCCCGATCCGCTCGCTGCCGCCAAGCGCATCGTCGAGGAGGGCCTCAACGTCCGTCAGGCGGAAGCGCTGGCGCACGAGGAGGGGGTGCCGGAGCGCAAGCCGCAGAAGGCGCGCAGCCCTGGGGGGAAGGAAAAGGACCCCGACACGATCGATCTGGAAAAGCGCGTCAGCGATGCGCTCGGCCTCAAGGTCACGGTCAGTCACCGCGACCCCGGCGGCTCCGTGCAGATCAACTACCGCAACCTCGACCAGCTCGACGAGGTGATGAAGCGGCTGGCCAAGGGCGCGCTGTAG
- the holA gene encoding DNA polymerase III subunit delta, with protein MVALRGKEIDAFLARPDAGRPIILLYGPDAGLVRERADALIASAVDDPNDPFAMVKLDGDELSAEPSRLVDEAMTVPLFGGRRAIRVRAGSRSFASGIDTLAEMGVKDCRIVIEAGELRPESPLRKACERAKTAVAIGCYPDTERDLAKLMEDELRIANLRIAQDARAALMSFLGGDRQASRNELRKLTLYAHGKGEITLDDVMAVVADASELKLDPIVDGAFAGRPDIVETEFAKAMIAGTYPGVIISAAQRQAAWLHKSALAIADGTPASAVLDGGFPRLHFSRKPAVETALRNFSVTRLAAIIEQLAMAALDTRKQSTLAAAIAQRTLMAIAANAKRRG; from the coding sequence ATGGTCGCACTCCGCGGAAAAGAGATCGACGCCTTCCTCGCCCGCCCCGATGCGGGCCGGCCGATCATCCTGCTCTACGGTCCCGATGCCGGCCTCGTGCGCGAGCGCGCCGATGCGCTGATCGCCTCCGCCGTCGACGATCCCAACGATCCTTTCGCGATGGTCAAGCTCGACGGCGACGAGCTCTCGGCCGAGCCGTCGCGTCTGGTCGATGAAGCCATGACGGTGCCGCTGTTCGGCGGTCGTCGCGCCATCCGCGTCCGCGCCGGCTCGCGCAGCTTTGCCAGCGGTATCGACACGCTGGCGGAAATGGGCGTGAAGGATTGCCGGATCGTGATCGAGGCGGGCGAGCTGCGCCCGGAATCGCCGCTGCGCAAGGCCTGCGAGCGCGCCAAGACGGCCGTGGCGATCGGCTGCTATCCCGACACCGAGCGCGATCTTGCCAAGCTGATGGAGGACGAGCTCCGCATCGCGAATTTGCGGATCGCACAAGATGCCCGCGCGGCACTGATGTCGTTTCTCGGCGGTGACCGCCAGGCCTCGCGCAACGAGCTGCGCAAGCTCACCCTCTATGCTCATGGCAAAGGCGAAATCACGCTGGATGACGTGATGGCCGTGGTCGCCGATGCATCCGAACTGAAGCTCGATCCGATCGTCGATGGCGCCTTCGCCGGCCGGCCCGATATCGTAGAGACCGAATTCGCAAAGGCCATGATCGCCGGCACCTATCCCGGCGTGATCATCTCGGCCGCACAGCGACAGGCCGCGTGGCTGCACAAATCGGCGCTCGCCATCGCCGACGGCACGCCGGCCTCCGCCGTGCTCGACGGCGGATTTCCGCGGCTGCATTTTTCGCGAAAGCCGGCCGTCGAAACCGCGCTGCGCAATTTCAGCGTGACGCGGCTCGCCGCAATCATCGAGCAGCTGGCGATGGCCGCGCTCGACACCCGCAAGCAATCCACCCTCGCCGCCGCCATCGCCCAGCGTACGCTGATGGCGATCGCCGCGAACGCGAAGCGGCGGGGATAG
- the lptE gene encoding LPS assembly lipoprotein LptE gives MLSARIRIAARLLAIAALAALTAGCFQPMYAERTDGTPGLREKLMGVDLPPISKANASREARIGVEVRNALAFKLYGTATGMSPTHRLEIRFTTNKSSLIVDPNTGLPSSENYGIDAQYNLIEVVTNRSVMTGTTFSRVSYDMPGSYQRFARNRALRDAEDRAANEIAENITTRLASFFTAGT, from the coding sequence ATGTTGTCGGCTAGGATCCGCATCGCAGCCCGCCTGCTGGCAATCGCCGCTCTGGCGGCGCTGACGGCCGGCTGCTTCCAGCCGATGTATGCCGAGCGTACCGACGGCACCCCCGGCCTGCGCGAGAAGCTGATGGGGGTCGATCTGCCGCCGATCTCCAAGGCCAACGCCTCGCGCGAGGCGCGCATCGGCGTCGAGGTCCGCAACGCTCTGGCTTTCAAGCTGTACGGCACAGCCACCGGAATGTCGCCGACCCACCGTCTTGAGATCCGCTTCACGACCAACAAGTCGTCCCTGATCGTCGATCCCAATACCGGCCTGCCGAGCAGCGAAAACTACGGCATCGACGCCCAGTACAATCTGATCGAAGTCGTGACCAACAGGTCGGTGATGACCGGAACGACGTTCTCGCGCGTGTCCTACGATATGCCCGGCTCCTATCAGCGCTTCGCCCGCAACCGCGCCCTGCGCGATGCGGAGGATCGTGCCGCGAACGAGATCGCCGAGAACATTACGACGCGGCTCGCCTCATTCTTTACTGCGGGTACGTAG
- the leuS gene encoding leucine--tRNA ligase → MTSERYNARDAEPRWQAAWDDQAIFVSKNDDSRPKYYVLEMFPYPSGRIHIGHVRNYTLGDVLARFMRAKGFNVLHPMGWDAFGLPAENAAIERKVAPKAWTYDNIAAMKKQLRSIGLSLDWSREIATCDPSYYKHQQKMFLDMLAAGLAEREKRKLNWDPVDMTVLANEQVIDGRGWRSGAVVEQREMSQWVFKITKYSQELLSALDGLDRWPDKVRLMQRNWIGRSEGLLIRFALDAATTPAGESELKIFTTRPDTLFGAKFMAISADHPLAQAAAAKNPKLAKFIADIKKIGTAQSIIDTAEKQGFDTGIRAVHPFDPNWKLPVYVANFVLMEYGTGAIFGCPAHDQRDLDFVNKYGLGNTPVVCPEGQDPKTFVITDTAYDGDGRMINSRFLDGMTIDQAKDEVAKRLETELRGNAPVGERQVNFRLRDWGISRQRYWGCPIPVIHCPKCDVVPVPAADLPVVLPEDVSFDKPGNALDHHPTWKHVACPKCGAKAQRETDTMDTFVDSSWYFARFTDPWNEAAPTTPAIANRMLPVDQYIGGVEHAILHLLYSRFFTRAMKATGHIALDEPFAGMFTQGMVVHETYQKADGTYVQPAEVKIEVGGNGRRATLLTTGEDIQIGAIEKMSKSKKNTVDPDDIIETYGADVARWFMLSDSPPDRDVIWSDERVQGASRFVQRLWRLVNDAAELGKGAPAARPASFGPDATALRKAAHGALDKVTSGIERLHFNVCLAHIREFANAFSEILQRPGQPAPDLVWAIREASQILVQLFSPMMPHLAEECWQALGHSGLVSEANWPQIERDLLVEDSVTLVVQVNGKKRGEVTVATAAQNPEIEAAVLALDAVKLALDGKPVRKVIIVPKRIVNVVG, encoded by the coding sequence ATGACCTCCGAACGCTACAACGCCCGCGACGCCGAACCGCGCTGGCAGGCCGCCTGGGACGACCAGGCGATCTTCGTTTCCAAGAACGACGATTCGCGGCCGAAATACTATGTGCTGGAAATGTTCCCCTACCCGTCCGGGCGCATCCATATCGGCCATGTCCGCAATTACACGCTCGGCGACGTGCTGGCCCGCTTCATGCGCGCCAAGGGGTTCAACGTGCTGCACCCGATGGGCTGGGACGCTTTCGGCCTGCCGGCCGAGAACGCCGCCATCGAGCGCAAGGTCGCCCCGAAGGCCTGGACCTACGACAACATCGCCGCGATGAAGAAGCAGCTCCGCTCGATCGGGCTGTCGCTGGACTGGAGCCGGGAGATCGCGACCTGCGACCCCAGCTACTACAAGCACCAGCAGAAGATGTTCTTGGACATGCTCGCCGCCGGCCTCGCCGAGCGCGAGAAGCGCAAGCTCAACTGGGATCCGGTCGACATGACCGTGCTCGCCAACGAGCAGGTGATCGACGGCCGCGGCTGGCGTTCGGGCGCCGTTGTCGAACAGCGCGAGATGAGCCAGTGGGTCTTCAAGATCACGAAGTACTCGCAGGAGCTGCTGTCGGCGCTGGATGGGCTGGACCGCTGGCCCGACAAGGTCCGGCTGATGCAGCGCAACTGGATCGGCCGCTCCGAGGGGCTCTTGATCCGTTTCGCGCTGGATGCGGCGACGACGCCCGCCGGCGAGAGCGAGCTGAAGATCTTCACGACACGCCCCGACACGTTGTTCGGCGCAAAATTCATGGCGATCTCGGCCGACCATCCGCTGGCGCAGGCAGCCGCCGCGAAGAACCCGAAACTCGCGAAGTTCATTGCCGACATCAAGAAGATCGGCACCGCGCAGTCGATCATCGACACCGCGGAGAAGCAGGGTTTTGACACCGGCATCCGCGCGGTGCATCCGTTCGACCCGAACTGGAAGCTTCCGGTCTATGTCGCCAACTTCGTGCTGATGGAATACGGCACCGGCGCGATCTTCGGTTGCCCCGCGCACGACCAGCGCGACCTCGATTTCGTCAACAAGTACGGTCTCGGCAACACGCCGGTCGTCTGTCCCGAGGGCCAGGATCCCAAGACGTTCGTCATCACCGACACCGCCTATGACGGTGACGGCCGCATGATCAATTCGCGCTTCCTCGACGGCATGACCATCGATCAGGCCAAGGACGAGGTTGCAAAACGCCTGGAAACCGAGCTGCGCGGCAACGCGCCGGTCGGCGAGCGGCAGGTCAATTTCCGCCTGCGCGACTGGGGCATTTCGCGCCAGCGCTATTGGGGCTGCCCGATTCCGGTGATCCACTGTCCGAAGTGCGACGTGGTGCCGGTGCCGGCTGCCGACCTGCCGGTGGTGCTGCCGGAAGATGTCAGCTTCGACAAGCCGGGCAACGCGCTCGATCATCACCCGACCTGGAAGCACGTCGCCTGCCCGAAATGCGGGGCTAAGGCACAGCGCGAAACCGACACCATGGACACCTTCGTGGATTCGTCCTGGTACTTCGCGCGCTTCACAGATCCCTGGAACGAGGCCGCGCCGACGACGCCCGCCATCGCCAATCGGATGCTGCCGGTCGACCAGTATATCGGCGGCGTCGAGCACGCGATCCTGCATCTGCTCTACAGCCGCTTCTTCACCCGCGCGATGAAGGCGACCGGGCATATTGCGCTGGACGAGCCGTTCGCCGGCATGTTCACGCAGGGCATGGTGGTGCACGAAACCTATCAGAAGGCCGACGGCACCTATGTGCAGCCGGCCGAGGTGAAGATCGAGGTCGGCGGCAACGGGCGCCGCGCCACGCTGCTGACGACGGGCGAAGACATCCAGATCGGTGCGATCGAGAAGATGTCGAAGTCGAAGAAGAACACGGTCGATCCCGACGACATCATCGAGACCTACGGCGCCGATGTCGCCCGCTGGTTCATGCTGTCGGACTCCCCGCCCGACCGCGACGTGATCTGGAGCGACGAGCGCGTCCAGGGCGCCTCGCGCTTCGTGCAGCGGCTGTGGCGGCTGGTGAATGACGCGGCGGAACTCGGCAAGGGCGCGCCGGCGGCCCGGCCGGCTTCGTTCGGGCCTGATGCGACCGCCTTGCGCAAGGCCGCCCATGGCGCGCTGGACAAGGTCACCAGCGGTATCGAGCGACTGCACTTCAATGTGTGCCTGGCCCATATTCGCGAGTTCGCCAATGCGTTCTCGGAGATCCTCCAGCGTCCCGGCCAGCCCGCCCCCGACTTGGTGTGGGCGATCCGGGAGGCCAGCCAGATCCTGGTCCAGCTGTTCTCACCGATGATGCCGCATCTGGCCGAGGAGTGCTGGCAGGCCCTGGGCCACAGCGGGCTGGTTTCCGAGGCCAATTGGCCCCAAATCGAACGCGATTTGCTGGTTGAAGACAGTGTGACCCTGGTGGTCCAGGTCAACGGCAAGAAGCGGGGCGAGGTCACAGTTGCAACAGCGGCGCAGAATCCGGAAATCGAGGCTGCCGTTTTGGCGCTTGATGCGGTAAAATTAGCCTTGGACGGCAAGCCCGTCCGCAAGGTGATTATCGTCCCCAAGAGGATCGTGAATGTTGTCGGCTAG
- a CDS encoding GGDEF domain-containing protein, with product MDSGFDDPDHDYAASIAGRAMRSMAEQRIPPTPANFAVWFRYFAGSQDDLRNAVDLLIDHNRPFDAGTNRNLFETYVAPQVSAVAVNTSERLHTLMGAAKEFLATAIADNQSQIQAISEVTDQGNAGVDPKVLVGQLMNELARAATRATRLEAGFAEKTRELDVIRDSLSKSEERARTDMLTGLANRRALDEFLRQAQTTADWGEPLSVLLLDIDHFKSFNDNFGHSVGDQVLRLMARVLREKVRQQDLPARYGGEELIAVLPDADLAICAEIAEVIRRAIAECTITRRSTGEMLPSISVSIGVAQYRTGEAITDLIERCDRALYLAKGGGRNRVVTESELDRAAAAG from the coding sequence ATGGATTCAGGCTTCGACGATCCCGATCACGACTATGCCGCGTCCATCGCCGGACGGGCGATGCGGAGCATGGCCGAGCAGCGGATTCCACCGACGCCGGCCAATTTTGCCGTCTGGTTCCGGTATTTTGCAGGCAGCCAGGACGATTTGCGCAACGCCGTGGATCTCCTGATCGACCACAATCGCCCATTCGACGCCGGGACCAATCGGAATCTGTTCGAGACCTATGTCGCGCCCCAGGTAAGCGCCGTCGCCGTCAATACGTCCGAGCGGCTGCATACCCTGATGGGCGCAGCGAAGGAGTTTCTGGCGACCGCGATCGCGGACAACCAATCCCAGATCCAGGCGATCAGCGAAGTGACCGACCAGGGCAACGCCGGCGTCGATCCGAAGGTGCTGGTCGGTCAGCTCATGAACGAGCTGGCGCGCGCCGCGACGAGAGCGACACGGCTCGAGGCAGGCTTTGCGGAAAAGACCCGCGAGCTCGACGTGATTCGCGATTCGCTCTCCAAATCCGAGGAGCGCGCCCGGACGGATATGTTGACGGGCCTCGCAAACCGGCGAGCGCTCGACGAGTTCCTGCGCCAAGCGCAGACGACGGCGGACTGGGGCGAGCCGCTCAGCGTGCTCTTGCTCGACATCGACCACTTCAAGAGTTTCAACGACAATTTCGGTCACAGCGTCGGCGACCAGGTGCTGCGGCTGATGGCGAGGGTGCTGCGCGAAAAGGTTCGTCAGCAGGATTTGCCGGCGCGCTATGGCGGCGAGGAACTGATCGCGGTGTTGCCGGATGCCGATCTCGCCATTTGCGCCGAGATCGCCGAGGTCATCAGGCGCGCGATCGCCGAATGCACGATCACGCGGCGCTCGACCGGCGAGATGCTGCCCAGCATCAGCGTGTCGATCGGCGTGGCGCAGTACCGGACCGGCGAAGCGATCACCGATCTGATCGAGCGCTGCGACCGCGCGCTCTATCTCGCCAAGGGTGGCGGCCGCAATCGCGTGGTGACGGAGAGCGAGCTCGATCGCGCCGCAGCCGCGGGTTAG
- a CDS encoding diguanylate cyclase domain-containing protein yields MANVSFNRKRAKLKQVLGIRARLALLALILVTPLMLERIRSLEDTRARQIAQATAEFTTVARHSADAQREVISSVETILKSEAFIRASAGGISKSCDVLRASLPSNLPWIRTLLIAGQDGRIQCATNNMYVGLDLSDRPYFQQAQETGRFVLSDFILSRPVLSPTVMAVYPVSAFSGTADAVVLATVNLDWMSKVMNNLGGRAGITAVLVDSAGTVLAAPADQHGAIGRPLDNMPLMSAIADKALRSNQDEGSLSFLAADGSRRAVSYIRIAGTNARLIASIDEDKVSAAVSRDIRTAYLQLAFVVLFVLLGALIAAEKLVIKPIEMLADMAKRLGEGDLSARAARNRLPAEFVPLARAFNAMAAQLSQRERELIASNDRLTVMASIDMLSGLANRRGFQSRLDFEWMRAQQYNSDLALLMIDVDHFKLFNDTYGHLEGDSCLTRLGESLSGIAADTMGFAARYGGEEFCLLLPNTDVNRAVEIGEQVRAAVLRLCLPHITSAHMIVTVSIGVAATKPNETLRPGDLIEAADAALYAAKHRGRNNVVEHGIQVIENGAADMMMAG; encoded by the coding sequence AGGCCACGGCCGAGTTCACGACCGTCGCAAGGCACAGCGCCGACGCGCAGCGCGAGGTGATCTCGTCGGTCGAGACCATCCTGAAATCGGAAGCTTTCATCCGGGCATCCGCCGGCGGCATCAGCAAGAGCTGCGACGTGCTGCGCGCGAGCCTGCCGTCGAACCTTCCCTGGATCCGCACGCTGCTGATCGCGGGCCAGGACGGCCGCATCCAGTGCGCCACCAACAACATGTATGTCGGCCTCGACCTCAGCGACCGGCCCTACTTCCAGCAGGCGCAGGAGACCGGCCGCTTCGTGCTGAGCGACTTCATCCTGTCGCGGCCCGTGTTGTCGCCGACCGTCATGGCGGTCTATCCCGTATCCGCCTTCAGCGGGACGGCGGATGCCGTCGTGCTTGCGACCGTCAACCTCGACTGGATGTCGAAGGTGATGAACAATCTCGGCGGCCGCGCCGGCATCACCGCCGTGCTGGTCGACAGCGCCGGTACCGTGCTGGCGGCGCCGGCCGACCAGCATGGTGCGATCGGCCGCCCCCTCGACAACATGCCGCTGATGTCCGCGATCGCCGACAAGGCGCTGCGGTCGAACCAGGATGAAGGCTCACTCTCTTTCCTGGCCGCCGACGGCTCCCGCCGCGCGGTCAGCTACATCCGCATTGCCGGCACCAATGCGCGCCTGATCGCAAGCATCGACGAGGACAAGGTGTCCGCGGCGGTCAGCCGCGACATTCGCACGGCCTATCTCCAGCTCGCTTTCGTCGTTCTGTTCGTCCTGCTCGGCGCGCTGATTGCCGCCGAGAAGCTTGTGATCAAGCCGATCGAGATGCTGGCCGACATGGCCAAGCGTCTTGGCGAAGGCGACCTGTCGGCGCGCGCGGCGCGCAACCGCCTGCCGGCCGAGTTCGTGCCGCTGGCCCGCGCGTTCAATGCGATGGCCGCGCAGCTCAGCCAGCGCGAGCGCGAGCTGATCGCGAGCAACGACCGGCTGACCGTGATGGCCTCGATCGACATGCTGTCGGGACTCGCCAATCGCCGCGGCTTCCAGAGCCGGCTCGACTTCGAATGGATGCGCGCGCAGCAGTATAACAGCGACCTCGCGCTGCTGATGATCGACGTCGACCACTTCAAGCTGTTCAACGACACCTACGGCCATCTCGAAGGCGATTCCTGCCTGACCCGCCTGGGCGAATCGCTGTCGGGCATCGCCGCCGACACGATGGGCTTTGCGGCGCGCTATGGCGGCGAGGAGTTCTGCCTGCTGCTGCCGAACACCGACGTGAACCGCGCCGTCGAAATCGGCGAACAGGTGCGCGCGGCCGTGCTGAGGCTTTGCCTGCCGCACATCACCTCGGCGCACATGATCGTCACCGTCTCGATCGGTGTTGCCGCCACGAAGCCCAACGAGACCCTGCGCCCCGGCGATCTCATCGAAGCCGCGGACGCTGCGCTCTACGCCGCAAAACATCGCGGCCGCAACAATGTCGTCGAGCACGGCATCCAGGTGATCGAGAACGGCGCGGCCGACATGATGATGGCAGGTTGA